A part of Paenibacillus sp. sptzw28 genomic DNA contains:
- a CDS encoding cyclase family protein: MLKIYDISMTIQESMQVFNNKEEKKPKITNITNHENGQAVYESRIDMNVHSGTHVDAPLHMLENGETIETIGLEQLIGHARVVDLTHCEEYITRADLEPLGLQKNDWVIFKTRNSFSEEFDFNFVFLREDGARYLVELGIRGLGTDGLGIERAQAEYPTHRSLFRNSIIIVEGLRLKNVPAGTYFMAVAPLKLTGIEAAPARAFLIGGM; this comes from the coding sequence ATGCTCAAAATATATGATATCTCCATGACAATTCAGGAGAGCATGCAGGTCTTCAACAATAAAGAAGAGAAAAAACCGAAAATAACGAATATTACAAACCATGAGAACGGCCAGGCCGTGTATGAATCCCGCATCGACATGAATGTTCATTCCGGAACGCATGTAGACGCTCCGCTGCATATGCTGGAAAACGGCGAGACGATCGAGACGATCGGCCTTGAACAGTTGATTGGCCATGCTCGTGTTGTTGATCTGACACATTGCGAAGAGTATATTACTCGTGCCGACTTGGAACCGCTTGGACTGCAGAAGAACGATTGGGTTATATTTAAAACGCGCAATTCCTTCAGCGAAGAATTCGACTTCAACTTTGTTTTCCTTCGGGAGGACGGCGCCCGTTATCTGGTCGAACTGGGTATCAGGGGCCTCGGGACGGATGGGCTGGGCATTGAACGCGCTCAAGCGGAATATCCCACTCACCGCTCGCTATTCCGAAACAGTATCATTATCGTTGAAGGACTGCGGCTTAAGAATGTGCCTGCCGGCACTTACTTTATGGCTGTGGCTCCGCTTAAGCTGACAGGTATCGAAGCTGCTCCGGCGCGTGCATTTCTGATCGGCGGCATGTAA
- a CDS encoding TM2 domain-containing protein has product MNYNIAQKSQLDARELLLLESEVKNQGKNMVVAYILWYFLGIFGAHRFYMKKTGTAVTQLVLSITVVGLIATSIWWVIDAFLLHTWVKDHNRNVEGKIMDDIFAQKHFNNAMNR; this is encoded by the coding sequence ATGAACTACAATATCGCTCAAAAGAGTCAGCTTGACGCTCGCGAATTGCTCCTGTTGGAATCGGAAGTGAAGAATCAGGGGAAAAACATGGTGGTAGCCTATATTCTCTGGTATTTTCTTGGCATATTCGGGGCGCACCGTTTCTACATGAAGAAGACAGGCACGGCGGTAACTCAGCTAGTTTTATCCATTACTGTTGTAGGTCTGATTGCAACGTCTATATGGTGGGTGATCGACGCATTTCTCCTGCACACATGGGTAAAAGATCATAATCGTAATGTAGAAGGTAAAATCATGGATGACATCTTTGCCCAAAAGCACTTCAATAATGCAATGAACCGATAG
- a CDS encoding TM2 domain-containing protein, with translation MLSKQDLSLNELMVFTSELRAAEKSTATAYLMLIGGHLGLHRFYLKRKGTAVAQLILFAAAAIFYFVMAVASEIGSDIAAIVSIILFVLPALALFIWIMVDLFLLPRMIREFNEVIEREILDQIEHFRRMEQLAGRGRPDEAQQM, from the coding sequence ATGCTCTCCAAACAAGATTTGTCTCTAAACGAACTTATGGTCTTTACCTCTGAGCTGCGTGCGGCCGAGAAGTCAACGGCAACAGCCTACCTGATGCTTATAGGGGGGCATCTTGGCCTTCACCGCTTTTACTTAAAGCGGAAAGGAACCGCAGTCGCCCAATTAATACTATTTGCAGCCGCTGCGATTTTTTATTTCGTAATGGCAGTCGCAAGCGAGATAGGCTCGGACATAGCTGCAATCGTCTCGATTATTTTGTTCGTCCTTCCCGCGCTAGCATTATTCATTTGGATTATGGTAGATTTGTTCCTGCTCCCTCGCATGATTCGTGAGTTTAACGAAGTTATTGAGCGGGAGATTCTTGATCAAATCGAACACTTTCGCCGGATGGAGCAGCTCGCCGGCAGAGGGCGTCCGGATGAGGCGCAGCAAATGTAA
- a CDS encoding peptide chain release factor 3, translating into MSKTLTDELKQEVGKRRTFAIISHPDAGKTTLTEKLLLFGGAIRLAGTVKARKASRHATSDWMEIEKQRGISVTSSVMQFDYNGHRVNILDTPGHQDFSEDTYRTLTAADSAVMLIDVAKGVEAQTIKLFQVCRKRGIPIFTFINKLDREGQSPFDLMEEIERVLGIRAVPMNWPIGMGRELCGVYDRMKNQVELFQGDDHSTISVRPVSDYNDQVIREMAGDYLHDQLVQDLELLDVAGDQFDFDKVRAGELTPLFFGSAVNNFGVQTFLENFLQLAPSPTSRNTTNGSVEPTSEKFSGYIFKIQANMNPAHRDRIAFLRICSGRFERGMSVRHVRAGKEIKLSQPQQFLAQDRDIVESAFPGDIIGLFDPGIFRIGDSLSQGSDIVFDELPTFSPELFAKVTVKNALKHKQYQKGIDQLTEEGTIQVFHSTGNFDETILGVVGQLQFEVFEHRMRAEYGVEIQLHRMQFQFARWIVDEKVDPSKFRINSSLVKDKKGNYVALFENEYAMRTAMDKNPTSKFLEMAP; encoded by the coding sequence ATGAGCAAAACGTTGACAGATGAATTAAAACAAGAAGTCGGAAAACGGCGGACATTCGCGATCATCTCTCATCCGGATGCGGGCAAAACGACGCTGACCGAGAAACTCCTGCTCTTCGGGGGAGCTATCCGACTAGCCGGAACGGTGAAAGCGCGCAAAGCGAGCCGGCATGCGACGAGCGACTGGATGGAAATTGAGAAGCAGCGTGGTATTTCGGTCACTTCTTCCGTGATGCAGTTTGACTATAACGGCCACCGCGTCAATATACTGGATACACCAGGTCACCAGGATTTCAGTGAGGATACCTATCGGACGCTCACTGCGGCAGACAGCGCGGTCATGTTGATCGATGTCGCCAAAGGTGTAGAGGCGCAGACAATCAAGCTGTTCCAGGTGTGCCGCAAGCGTGGCATTCCGATTTTCACTTTCATTAATAAATTGGACCGTGAGGGACAAAGCCCGTTTGATTTAATGGAAGAGATCGAGCGCGTGCTTGGTATCCGGGCCGTACCGATGAATTGGCCCATCGGCATGGGAAGAGAGCTATGCGGCGTATATGACCGCATGAAAAATCAGGTTGAACTGTTTCAAGGCGATGACCATTCGACGATTTCCGTACGGCCTGTGTCGGATTATAATGATCAGGTTATTCGGGAGATGGCTGGCGACTACCTTCATGACCAGCTGGTTCAAGACTTGGAGCTGCTTGATGTCGCCGGGGACCAGTTTGATTTCGACAAAGTTCGGGCGGGCGAGCTGACGCCTCTGTTCTTCGGAAGCGCGGTTAATAACTTCGGTGTCCAGACGTTCCTGGAAAACTTCTTGCAGCTCGCGCCTTCACCGACTTCACGCAACACGACAAACGGTTCAGTGGAGCCGACCAGCGAGAAGTTTTCGGGGTACATTTTTAAAATCCAGGCGAATATGAACCCGGCGCACCGCGACCGAATCGCGTTTCTCCGAATTTGCTCCGGCCGTTTCGAACGGGGAATGAGCGTCAGGCATGTGCGCGCAGGTAAAGAAATCAAGCTTTCGCAGCCGCAGCAATTCCTCGCCCAGGACCGCGATATTGTCGAATCTGCTTTTCCAGGCGACATCATAGGATTATTCGACCCCGGGATATTCCGCATCGGGGATTCTCTGTCACAGGGAAGCGACATCGTGTTCGATGAGCTGCCGACATTCTCGCCCGAGCTCTTTGCTAAAGTTACCGTTAAGAACGCACTCAAGCACAAGCAGTATCAGAAGGGTATCGATCAGCTGACGGAAGAGGGGACAATCCAGGTTTTCCACTCGACCGGTAATTTTGATGAAACGATACTTGGTGTAGTAGGACAACTGCAGTTCGAGGTGTTTGAACATCGGATGCGCGCTGAATACGGCGTTGAAATACAACTGCATCGGATGCAGTTCCAGTTTGCCCGTTGGATTGTCGATGAGAAGGTCGATCCTTCGAAGTTCCGGATTAACTCTTCGCTGGTGAAGGATAAGAAAGGCAACTACGTGGCATTGTTTGAGAACGAGTACGCGATGCGCACGGCGATGGATAAGAACCCGACCTCGAAGTTTCTCGAGATGGCTCCCTAA